The proteins below are encoded in one region of Pseudomonas putida NBRC 14164:
- a CDS encoding MFS transporter: MPAIPYWRLSSFYLFYFALLGSTAPFLALYFDHLGFSPARIGELVAIPMLMRCIAPNLWGWLGDRTGQRLLIVRLGALSTLATFALIFFGKSYAWLALVMALHAFFWHAVLPQFEVITLAHLHGQTARYSQVRLWGSIGFILTVVGLGRLFEWLSLDIYPVALVTIMAGIVAASLWVPNAQPVEQGERSGAGGFVQQLRAPGVIAFYACVALMQLSHGPYYTFLTLHLEHLGYSRSAIGLLWALGVVAEVLMFMVMSRLFARFSVQRVLLVSFLLAALRWVLLGNLAQEPAVLIFAQLLHAATFGCFHAASIAFVQASFGARQQGQGQALYAALSGTGGALGALYSGYSWKLLGPTFTFGMASAAALAAAVIIALCSQPTRTRP; encoded by the coding sequence ATGCCCGCAATTCCCTACTGGCGCCTGTCCAGCTTCTACCTCTTTTACTTCGCCCTGCTAGGCTCCACCGCCCCCTTCCTGGCGCTGTACTTCGACCACCTGGGCTTCTCCCCGGCGCGCATCGGCGAGCTGGTGGCCATTCCCATGCTGATGCGCTGCATCGCCCCCAACCTGTGGGGCTGGCTGGGCGACCGTACCGGCCAGCGCTTGCTGATCGTGCGCCTGGGCGCGTTGTCTACCCTGGCCACCTTCGCCCTGATCTTCTTCGGCAAAAGCTACGCCTGGCTGGCGCTGGTGATGGCCCTGCATGCGTTCTTCTGGCATGCCGTGCTGCCGCAGTTCGAGGTCATCACCCTGGCCCACCTGCACGGGCAAACAGCGCGCTACAGCCAGGTGCGCCTGTGGGGCTCGATCGGCTTCATCCTCACGGTGGTTGGCTTGGGCCGCCTGTTCGAATGGCTGAGCCTGGACATCTACCCGGTGGCCCTGGTCACGATCATGGCCGGCATCGTCGCCGCCAGCCTGTGGGTGCCCAATGCCCAGCCGGTGGAGCAGGGCGAGCGCAGCGGGGCGGGTGGTTTTGTGCAGCAGTTGCGTGCCCCGGGGGTGATCGCGTTCTACGCCTGTGTGGCGCTGATGCAACTCAGCCACGGGCCGTACTACACCTTCCTTACCCTGCACCTTGAGCACCTGGGCTACAGCCGCAGTGCCATCGGCCTGCTGTGGGCGCTGGGGGTGGTGGCCGAGGTGCTGATGTTCATGGTCATGAGCCGGCTGTTCGCGCGCTTCAGTGTGCAACGCGTATTGCTGGTCAGCTTCCTGCTGGCGGCGCTGCGTTGGGTGTTGCTGGGCAATCTGGCCCAGGAACCGGCCGTGCTGATCTTCGCCCAGCTGCTGCACGCGGCCACCTTCGGCTGCTTCCACGCTGCCAGCATCGCGTTCGTGCAAGCCAGTTTCGGCGCCCGCCAGCAGGGCCAGGGCCAGGCATTGTACGCGGCGCTGTCGGGCACCGGCGGTGCGCTGGGGGCATTGTATTCGGGCTACAGCTGGAAACTGCTGGGCCCCACCTTCACCTTTGGTATGGCCAGTGCCGCAGCCTTGGCTGCAGCCGTTATCATTGCCCTTTGTTCGCAACCGACCAGGACCCGCCCCTGA
- a CDS encoding DUF3509 domain-containing protein, translating to MDLIQQKFVSVFSAYQVNTQARPDGGVLLTLRATDGKVTRRVLTYGQLHSAEQLSWAISAIRRDLAEQASELPVIGMLQSQQRFALPTYR from the coding sequence ATGGACCTCATCCAGCAAAAGTTCGTCTCGGTATTTTCGGCCTATCAAGTGAACACCCAGGCGCGCCCTGATGGCGGGGTGTTGCTTACCCTGCGCGCGACGGATGGCAAGGTGACCCGCCGGGTGTTGACCTATGGGCAACTGCACAGCGCCGAACAGCTGTCCTGGGCGATCAGCGCCATCCGCCGTGACTTGGCTGAACAGGCCAGTGAATTGCCGGTGATTGGCATGCTGCAAAGCCAGCAACGGTTTGCCCTGCCGACCTACCGCTGA
- a CDS encoding cupin domain-containing protein — MSILSVFHLASPELPNKVLTHHEDIAATLAEQGVRFTHREHGLRVRPGTAQDEVLDVCREHLDQLMTAHGSKACVLLNRDGEAPVQADVRDEHVHGAEEVFAVVSGRAQVGLRLGDWVYSVLCEKGDQLVIPAGTRRWVELGDTPFCLALRLYGSEQGVKAQFTGDATARAFLGIDQF, encoded by the coding sequence ATGAGCATTCTCAGCGTTTTCCACCTCGCCAGCCCGGAACTGCCGAACAAGGTGCTGACCCACCACGAGGACATCGCCGCCACCCTGGCCGAACAGGGCGTGCGTTTTACCCACCGCGAGCATGGCCTGCGGGTGCGGCCCGGCACAGCGCAAGACGAGGTGCTGGACGTATGCCGTGAGCATCTGGACCAGTTGATGACAGCACACGGCAGCAAGGCCTGCGTGTTGTTGAACCGTGACGGTGAAGCCCCGGTGCAGGCCGATGTACGCGATGAGCATGTGCATGGCGCCGAAGAGGTGTTTGCCGTGGTCAGTGGACGTGCTCAGGTTGGCCTGCGGTTGGGCGACTGGGTGTACTCGGTACTGTGCGAGAAGGGTGATCAGCTAGTGATACCAGCGGGCACGCGTCGCTGGGTAGAGCTGGGCGATACGCCGTTTTGCCTGGCGCTGCGTCTGTACGGCAGCGAGCAAGGCGTGAAGGCGCAGTTTACCGGGGATGCGACTGCGCGGGCGTTTCTGGGGATTGACCAATTCTGA
- a CDS encoding ZIP family metal transporter: protein MPPAHSQSAAPSSLLHAWRQQVANTPWLSAGLGLSLLAVVALLAASFWNAVNGDHADNLHLAVLGGLSGFGATALGAVLAVVLRDVSARNQDVMLGFAAGMMLAASSFSLILPGLDAAREITGNGPAAAFTVVLGMGLGVLLMLGLDRFTPHEHESTGPCGPEAERISRVWLFVLAITLHNLPEGMAIGVSFANGDLNIGLPLTSAIAIQDIPEGLAVALALRATGLSNMKAALVAIGSGLMEPLGAVIGLGISTGFALAYPISMGLAAGAMIFVVSHEVIPETHRNGHQTAATLGLMGGFAVMMFLDTALG, encoded by the coding sequence ATGCCCCCCGCACACAGCCAAAGCGCCGCCCCATCGTCACTGCTGCACGCCTGGCGCCAGCAGGTTGCCAACACCCCCTGGCTCAGTGCCGGTCTGGGCCTGAGCCTGCTGGCTGTGGTCGCACTGCTGGCGGCCAGCTTCTGGAATGCGGTTAACGGCGACCATGCCGATAACCTGCACCTGGCCGTGCTGGGTGGGTTGTCCGGCTTTGGCGCCACCGCACTGGGTGCGGTGCTGGCAGTGGTGCTGCGCGACGTCAGCGCCCGCAACCAGGATGTGATGCTTGGTTTTGCCGCCGGCATGATGCTGGCCGCCAGTTCGTTTTCGCTGATTCTGCCGGGCCTGGACGCCGCCCGCGAGATCACCGGCAACGGCCCCGCTGCGGCCTTTACCGTGGTGTTAGGCATGGGCCTGGGCGTGCTGCTGATGCTGGGCCTGGACCGTTTCACCCCGCATGAGCACGAAAGTACCGGCCCGTGCGGCCCTGAGGCCGAGCGCATCAGCCGGGTGTGGTTGTTCGTGCTGGCGATCACCCTGCACAACCTCCCCGAAGGCATGGCGATTGGCGTGAGCTTCGCCAATGGCGACTTGAACATCGGGCTGCCACTGACCAGCGCCATCGCCATTCAGGACATCCCTGAGGGGCTGGCCGTCGCGCTGGCCCTGCGCGCCACCGGGCTGTCGAACATGAAAGCCGCACTGGTTGCGATCGGGTCCGGGCTGATGGAGCCGCTGGGTGCGGTAATCGGGCTTGGGATTTCGACCGGCTTTGCCCTTGCCTACCCGATCAGCATGGGACTGGCGGCGGGGGCGATGATCTTTGTGGTAAGCCACGAGGTGATCCCCGAAACCCACCGTAACGGGCACCAGACGGCGGCGACCCTGGGCTTGATGGGCGGGTTTGCGGTGATGATGTTTCTGGATACCGCGCTGGGCTGA
- a CDS encoding PLDc N-terminal domain-containing protein translates to MGSTFNSLVGLIILALDIWAILNVIKSGSEVGIKVLWILLIALLPVVGLVIWAIAGPRGNVRI, encoded by the coding sequence ATGGGGTCTACATTCAACAGCCTGGTCGGGCTGATCATTCTGGCGCTGGATATCTGGGCCATCCTCAATGTGATCAAGAGTGGCAGCGAGGTGGGTATCAAGGTGTTGTGGATCTTGTTGATCGCACTGCTGCCGGTGGTGGGGCTGGTGATCTGGGCGATTGCCGGGCCGCGGGGGAATGTGCGCATCTGA
- a CDS encoding LTA synthase family protein, whose amino-acid sequence MANTDALKQQGARTSFSPTLKSHLAYTLLSGLVIMLMLSLVRLALLVYNSDMIGDTPYSTVAEGFLNGLRFDLRVVVYLSIPLLLAILSPWAMARRGVFRFWLTLTSSVVMFLGLMEMDFYREFHQRLNGLVFQYIKEDPKTVMSMLWYGFPVVRYLLAWAFGTWLLSLLFKGIDRATRGDGLHRVAPWYKRVAVFMVILLVAVVAARGTLRQGPPMRWGDAFTTDSNFVNQLGLNGTLTLIDAAKSRFGEDRANIWKPVLEQNVATQSVREQLLTPHDTLVDADAAAIRRDFVPPAERTLPIKNVVVILMESFAGHSVGALGSPNNITPYFDKLAKEGLLFDRFFSNGTHTHQGMFATMACFPNLPGFEYLMQTPEGGHKLSGLPALLSARDYDDVYVYNGDFAWDNQSGFFGNQGMTTFIGRNDFVNPVFSDPTWGVSDQDMFDRGNEELAKHDGKKPIYALLQTLSNHTPYALPKDLPVEKVTGQGRLDEHLTAMRYSDWALGQFFEKARKEPYFKETLFVIVGDHGFGNHQQVTELDLGRFNVPLLLIAPGIQEKFGAVNHTVGTQVDIVPTIMGRLGGETRHQCWGRDLLNLPEGDQGMGMIKPSGSEQIVGLVQGDRILIESKDMTPRMYRYQLGSEFKAELIESPDQPEMLKKLEAYIQTATKSLLDNTAGVVHGTPK is encoded by the coding sequence ATGGCTAACACGGACGCCTTGAAGCAACAGGGCGCGCGAACGTCGTTTTCGCCGACCCTGAAATCCCACCTGGCCTACACGCTGCTCAGCGGCCTTGTGATCATGCTGATGCTCAGCCTGGTGCGCCTGGCGCTGCTGGTCTACAACAGCGACATGATCGGCGATACCCCTTATTCGACTGTCGCCGAGGGCTTCCTCAACGGCTTGCGCTTCGACCTGCGGGTAGTGGTGTACCTCAGCATTCCGCTGCTGCTGGCCATCCTCAGCCCTTGGGCGATGGCCCGGCGTGGCGTGTTCCGCTTCTGGCTGACCCTCACCTCGAGCGTGGTGATGTTCCTCGGCCTGATGGAAATGGACTTCTACCGCGAGTTCCACCAGCGCCTCAACGGCTTGGTGTTCCAGTACATCAAGGAAGACCCTAAAACCGTCATGAGCATGCTCTGGTACGGTTTCCCGGTGGTGCGCTACCTGCTGGCCTGGGCCTTCGGCACCTGGCTGCTGAGCCTGCTGTTCAAAGGGATCGACCGCGCCACCCGTGGCGATGGCCTGCACCGCGTTGCCCCGTGGTACAAACGCGTGGCAGTGTTCATGGTGATTTTGCTGGTGGCCGTGGTCGCTGCCCGTGGCACCCTGCGCCAAGGCCCGCCAATGCGCTGGGGTGATGCCTTCACCACCGACTCCAACTTCGTCAACCAGCTGGGCCTGAACGGTACCCTGACACTGATCGACGCCGCCAAGAGCCGCTTTGGCGAAGACCGCGCCAACATCTGGAAGCCGGTGCTGGAGCAGAACGTGGCCACGCAAAGCGTGCGTGAACAGCTGCTGACCCCCCACGACACCCTGGTCGATGCCGACGCGGCTGCCATCCGCCGCGACTTCGTGCCGCCGGCTGAGCGCACCCTGCCGATCAAGAACGTGGTGGTGATCCTGATGGAAAGCTTCGCCGGCCACTCGGTGGGCGCGCTGGGCAGCCCCAACAACATCACCCCGTACTTCGACAAGCTGGCCAAAGAAGGCCTGCTGTTCGACCGCTTCTTCTCCAACGGCACCCATACCCACCAGGGCATGTTCGCCACCATGGCCTGCTTCCCCAACCTGCCAGGCTTCGAATACCTGATGCAGACCCCGGAAGGTGGCCACAAGCTGTCTGGCTTGCCGGCACTGCTCAGCGCCCGTGATTACGACGACGTGTACGTCTACAACGGCGATTTTGCCTGGGATAACCAGTCCGGGTTCTTCGGCAACCAGGGCATGACCACCTTCATCGGCCGTAACGACTTCGTCAACCCGGTGTTCTCCGACCCGACCTGGGGCGTGTCCGACCAGGACATGTTCGACCGCGGCAACGAGGAACTGGCCAAGCACGACGGCAAGAAACCGATCTACGCGCTGCTGCAGACCCTGTCCAACCACACCCCGTACGCGCTGCCCAAAGACCTGCCGGTCGAGAAGGTCACCGGGCAAGGCCGCCTGGACGAGCACCTCACTGCCATGCGTTATTCGGACTGGGCGCTGGGCCAGTTCTTCGAGAAGGCGCGCAAAGAGCCTTACTTCAAGGAAACACTGTTCGTCATCGTCGGCGACCATGGTTTTGGCAATCACCAGCAAGTCACCGAGCTGGACCTGGGCCGTTTCAACGTGCCGCTGCTGCTGATTGCCCCGGGCATTCAGGAGAAGTTTGGTGCGGTGAATCACACCGTGGGCACCCAGGTCGACATCGTGCCGACCATCATGGGCCGCCTGGGTGGCGAGACCCGCCACCAGTGCTGGGGGCGCGACCTGCTCAACCTGCCTGAGGGTGACCAGGGCATGGGCATGATCAAGCCCTCGGGCAGCGAGCAGATCGTCGGCCTGGTGCAGGGCGACCGCATCCTGATCGAGTCCAAGGACATGACCCCGCGCATGTACCGCTACCAGCTGGGCAGCGAGTTCAAGGCCGAGCTGATCGAAAGCCCGGACCAGCCGGAAATGCTGAAGAAGCTGGAAGCGTATATTCAGACGGCGACCAAGAGCCTGCTGGATAACACGGCCGGTGTGGTACACGGCACACCGAAGTAA
- a CDS encoding alpha/beta hydrolase: protein MMSRLVALLFLLCTGLAQAAAPTVLQRPIDLDTGQGVLHGSLLLPQQATPPPVVLIIAGSGPTDRDGNNPASGRIDNLKRLALLLASEHIASVRYDKRGVAASQPATPDERDLSVERYVADVVAWSHKLKADPRFGPLILVGHSEGALIASLAAEQAGASAVITLAGSGRPLADVLREQLAQRLPPAQLAGGSALLDRLQAGQTSLEVPAPLRQVFRPSVQPYLISLFQQNPAAAFARLPMPALIVQGRNDVQVDVTDAERLKAAKPDAQLVLIDGMNHMLRISPRGMSQQRDSYLNPELPLARELGERIVTFIQHLPSA from the coding sequence ATGATGTCGCGCCTCGTCGCCTTGCTCTTCCTGCTGTGCACCGGCCTGGCCCAGGCCGCCGCCCCTACCGTGCTGCAACGCCCGATCGACCTGGACACTGGCCAGGGCGTGCTGCACGGCAGCCTGCTGCTGCCGCAACAGGCCACCCCGCCGCCGGTGGTGCTGATCATCGCTGGTTCCGGCCCCACCGACCGCGATGGCAACAACCCGGCGTCGGGCCGCATCGACAACCTCAAGCGGCTGGCCCTGCTGCTGGCCAGCGAGCACATCGCCAGCGTGCGCTACGACAAGCGCGGGGTGGCTGCCAGCCAGCCGGCCACGCCCGATGAGCGCGACCTCAGCGTGGAGCGCTACGTGGCCGATGTGGTCGCCTGGAGCCACAAACTCAAGGCCGACCCGCGCTTCGGCCCGCTGATCCTGGTCGGCCATAGCGAAGGCGCGCTGATCGCCAGCCTGGCCGCCGAGCAGGCCGGCGCCAGCGCAGTGATCACCTTGGCCGGCAGCGGCAGGCCGCTGGCCGACGTACTGCGCGAGCAACTGGCCCAGCGCCTGCCCCCGGCGCAACTGGCCGGTGGCAGCGCCCTGCTCGACCGCCTGCAGGCCGGGCAAACCAGCCTGGAAGTGCCCGCGCCACTGCGCCAGGTGTTCCGCCCCAGCGTGCAGCCGTACCTGATCTCGCTGTTCCAGCAGAACCCGGCGGCAGCCTTTGCCCGCCTGCCCATGCCCGCATTGATCGTGCAGGGGCGCAACGACGTGCAGGTGGACGTGACCGACGCCGAACGGCTGAAGGCGGCCAAGCCGGATGCGCAGCTTGTGCTGATCGACGGCATGAACCACATGCTGCGCATCAGCCCCAGGGGCATGAGCCAGCAGCGCGACAGTTACCTCAACCCCGAGCTGCCGCTGGCGCGCGAGCTGGGGGAGCGAATTGTGACGTTCATCCAGCATTTGCCTTCGGCGTGA
- the prmB gene encoding 50S ribosomal protein L3 N(5)-glutamine methyltransferase: MITSRLRTLRDYIRWAVSRFHEHDLFFGHGADNAWDEARLLVLGAVHLPWEVADSYLDCMLEDDERVRLQHLLKRRIEERVPAAYLLGEAWFCGMSFIVDERVLVPRSPIGQLIEKRFEPWLASEPARILDLCTGSGCIGIVAADVFPEAEVVLADLSFEALEVANQNIERHGLDGRVYTVQGDGFGGLPGQRFDLILSNPPYVDAEDFDDMPAEYHHEPELGLACGNDGLDLVRRMLAEAADHLTDKGLLIVEVGNSQIHVEALYPEVDFAWLEFERGGHGVFMLTAEQCRQHQELFKARV, encoded by the coding sequence GTGATCACATCCCGTCTGCGCACGTTGCGCGACTACATCCGCTGGGCGGTCAGCCGCTTCCACGAGCACGACCTGTTCTTCGGCCACGGTGCCGACAACGCCTGGGACGAGGCCCGCCTGCTGGTGCTGGGCGCAGTGCACCTGCCATGGGAGGTGGCCGACAGCTACCTGGACTGCATGCTCGAGGACGACGAGCGGGTACGCCTGCAGCATTTGCTCAAGCGCCGTATCGAAGAGCGGGTGCCAGCCGCCTATCTGTTGGGCGAAGCCTGGTTCTGCGGCATGTCGTTCATCGTCGACGAACGTGTGCTGGTGCCGCGCTCGCCCATTGGCCAACTGATCGAAAAACGCTTCGAGCCGTGGCTGGCGAGCGAGCCGGCGCGCATTCTCGACCTGTGCACGGGTTCGGGCTGCATCGGTATCGTCGCGGCCGACGTGTTCCCCGAGGCCGAGGTGGTGCTGGCCGACCTGTCGTTCGAGGCCCTTGAAGTGGCCAACCAGAATATCGAGCGCCATGGCCTGGACGGCCGTGTGTACACCGTGCAGGGCGATGGCTTTGGCGGTTTGCCGGGGCAGCGTTTCGACCTGATCCTGTCCAACCCGCCGTATGTCGATGCCGAAGACTTCGACGACATGCCGGCCGAGTACCACCACGAGCCAGAACTGGGCCTGGCCTGCGGCAACGACGGCCTGGACCTGGTGCGGCGCATGCTGGCGGAAGCTGCAGACCACCTGACCGACAAGGGCTTGCTGATTGTTGAAGTGGGCAACAGCCAGATCCATGTCGAGGCGTTGTACCCCGAGGTGGACTTTGCCTGGCTGGAGTTCGAGCGTGGCGGGCATGGGGTGTTCATGCTCACCGCGGAGCAGTGCCGCCAGCATCAGGAATTGTTCAAGGCCCGCGTTTAG
- a CDS encoding Smr/MutS family protein, translating to MQDDDFSLFKAEVRGVKQIRHDRAEVGKPKADRQKLAGLRQAATVRSDKALVIDGMSDQFVIDVGAEDELMWRRDGVQEGQLRKLKLGQIPFEGSLDLHGMTVEKARETLWDFIAEATRLEVRCVRVTHGKAARLDGKRPMIKSHVNTWLRQHPQVLGFASCSARHGGTGAVYVMLKRTMLEGRDE from the coding sequence ATGCAAGACGACGATTTTTCCCTGTTCAAGGCCGAAGTGCGTGGCGTAAAGCAAATTCGCCACGACCGCGCCGAAGTCGGCAAGCCCAAGGCCGACCGCCAGAAGCTGGCCGGGCTGCGCCAGGCTGCAACCGTGCGCAGTGACAAGGCCCTGGTCATCGACGGCATGTCCGACCAGTTCGTCATCGACGTTGGCGCCGAAGACGAGCTTATGTGGCGCCGCGACGGCGTGCAGGAAGGCCAGCTGCGCAAGCTGAAGCTGGGCCAGATCCCGTTCGAGGGCAGCCTCGACCTGCACGGCATGACCGTGGAAAAGGCCCGCGAAACCCTGTGGGACTTCATAGCCGAAGCCACCAGGCTGGAAGTGCGTTGCGTACGGGTTACCCACGGCAAGGCGGCACGCCTGGACGGCAAGCGCCCGATGATCAAGAGCCACGTCAACACCTGGCTGCGCCAGCACCCGCAAGTGCTCGGTTTTGCCTCGTGCAGCGCCCGCCACGGCGGCACTGGCGCGGTGTATGTGATGCTCAAGCGAACCATGCTCGAAGGCCGCGACGAGTAA
- a CDS encoding cysteine hydrolase family protein: MSVPTTMFRLTGRDYPPAKLSHASLIIIDAQKEYLSGPLQLSGMDEAVANIARLLDAARKSGRPIIHVRHLGTVGGRFDPQGPAGQFIPGLEPLEGEIVIEKRMPNAFKNTQLHETLQALGHLDLIVCGFMSHSSVSTTVRRAKDYGYRCTLVEDASATRDLAFKDGVIPAAQIHQCEMAVMADNFACVAPTASLI, from the coding sequence ATGTCCGTTCCAACCACGATGTTCCGCCTCACTGGCCGCGACTACCCGCCGGCCAAGCTGAGCCACGCCAGCCTGATCATCATCGATGCGCAAAAGGAGTACCTCAGTGGGCCCCTGCAGCTGTCGGGCATGGACGAGGCCGTGGCCAACATCGCCAGGTTGCTCGACGCCGCCCGCAAGAGCGGCCGTCCGATCATCCATGTTCGCCACCTGGGCACAGTCGGTGGCCGCTTCGATCCACAGGGGCCTGCCGGCCAGTTCATTCCGGGGCTGGAGCCACTGGAAGGTGAAATCGTCATTGAAAAGCGCATGCCCAACGCATTCAAGAACACCCAGCTGCACGAAACGCTGCAGGCGCTTGGCCATCTCGATCTGATTGTCTGCGGCTTCATGAGCCATTCCAGCGTCAGCACCACCGTTCGCCGCGCCAAGGACTATGGTTACCGGTGCACCCTGGTGGAAGACGCCTCGGCAACCCGCGACCTGGCCTTCAAGGATGGCGTCATCCCGGCGGCGCAGATTCACCAGTGCGAAATGGCCGTCATGGCCGACAACTTCGCTTGCGTGGCCCCCACCGCCAGCCTGATCTGA
- the folE gene encoding GTP cyclohydrolase I FolE, with the protein MSLEQNYTEILSQIGEDVSREGLLDTPKRAAKAMKYLCRGYEQTLEEVTNNALFSSDNSEMVLVRDIELYSMCEHHMLPFIGKAHVAYLPKGKVLGLSKVARIVDMYARRLQIQENLSRQIAEAVQQVTGAAGVAVVVEAKHMCMMMRGVEKQNSTMITSVMLGEFRDNAATRSEFLSLIK; encoded by the coding sequence ATGTCCCTGGAACAGAACTACACCGAGATCCTCAGCCAGATTGGCGAGGACGTCTCCCGTGAGGGCCTGCTCGACACGCCCAAGCGGGCTGCAAAGGCGATGAAGTACCTTTGCCGCGGTTATGAGCAAACACTGGAAGAAGTCACCAACAACGCTTTGTTCAGCTCTGACAACAGCGAAATGGTGCTGGTCCGGGACATCGAGCTGTATTCGATGTGCGAACACCACATGCTGCCGTTCATCGGCAAGGCACACGTGGCCTACCTGCCCAAGGGCAAGGTACTGGGCCTGTCGAAGGTAGCGCGCATCGTCGACATGTATGCCCGTCGCCTGCAGATCCAGGAAAACCTCAGCCGCCAGATCGCCGAAGCCGTGCAGCAGGTCACCGGTGCCGCCGGTGTAGCCGTGGTCGTCGAGGCCAAGCACATGTGCATGATGATGCGCGGTGTCGAGAAGCAGAACTCGACCATGATCACCTCGGTGATGCTGGGTGAGTTCCGCGATAACGCCGCCACCCGCAGCGAGTTCCTCAGCCTGATCAAGTGA
- a CDS encoding ankyrin repeat domain-containing protein — protein MSSQSAPATMTDDETAAFAEQVFERARQGDAEMLGRLLASGLPANLRNHKGDTLLMLASYHGHHEAVRVLLAQGADPLIANDNGQLPIAGAAFKGDLAMIRLLLEHGVPVDAAAQDGRTALMLAAMFNRSEILEYLLAQGADPARQDARGATALMAAQTMGAVDAAARLQTLAG, from the coding sequence ATGTCCAGCCAATCCGCACCCGCCACCATGACCGATGACGAAACCGCTGCATTCGCAGAGCAGGTATTCGAACGTGCCCGCCAGGGCGATGCCGAAATGCTTGGGCGCTTGCTCGCCAGCGGGCTGCCGGCCAACCTGCGCAACCACAAGGGTGACACGCTACTGATGCTGGCCAGCTACCACGGCCACCACGAGGCGGTGCGCGTGCTACTGGCGCAAGGTGCCGACCCGCTGATTGCCAACGACAACGGCCAGTTGCCCATTGCCGGAGCCGCGTTCAAGGGGGACCTGGCCATGATCCGCCTGCTGCTGGAGCACGGCGTGCCGGTGGACGCCGCTGCGCAGGACGGGCGCACCGCGTTGATGCTGGCGGCCATGTTCAACCGCAGCGAAATCCTTGAATACCTGTTGGCCCAGGGCGCCGACCCGGCGCGCCAGGATGCCCGCGGCGCCACCGCGCTGATGGCGGCGCAAACCATGGGTGCAGTGGACGCTGCTGCACGCTTGCAAACGCTGGCCGGCTAA
- the aroC gene encoding chorismate synthase: MSGNTYGKLFTVTTAGESHGPALVAIVDGCPPGLEISLADLQHDLDRRKPGTSRHTTQRQEADEVEILSGVFEGRTTGCSIGLLIRNTDQKSKDYSAIKDLFRPAHADYTYHHKYGIRDYRGGGRSSARETAMRVAAGAIAKKYLATQGITVRGYMSQLGPIEIPFKTWESVEQNAFFSPDPDKVPELEAYMDQLRRDQDSVGAKITVVAEGVMPGLGEPIFDRLDAELAHALMSINAVKGVEIGAGFASVAQRGTEHRDELTPEGFLSNNAGGILGGISSGQPIVAHLALKPTSSITTPGRSIDVDGNPVDVITKGRHDPCVGIRATPIAEAMMAIALMDHLLRHRAQNADVKVTTPVLGQL; encoded by the coding sequence ATGTCCGGTAATACCTACGGCAAGCTGTTCACTGTCACCACCGCTGGCGAAAGCCATGGCCCGGCGTTGGTCGCCATTGTCGATGGATGCCCACCGGGCCTGGAAATTTCCCTGGCCGACCTGCAGCACGACCTCGACCGGCGCAAGCCCGGCACCAGCCGGCACACCACCCAGCGCCAGGAAGCCGATGAGGTGGAAATCCTTTCCGGCGTGTTCGAAGGCCGCACCACCGGCTGCTCGATCGGCCTGCTGATCCGCAACACCGACCAGAAGTCCAAGGACTACTCGGCCATCAAGGACCTGTTCCGCCCGGCCCACGCCGACTACACCTACCACCACAAGTACGGCATCCGCGACTACCGCGGCGGTGGCCGCAGCTCGGCCCGCGAAACCGCCATGCGCGTGGCCGCCGGTGCCATCGCCAAGAAGTACCTGGCCACCCAGGGCATCACCGTGCGTGGCTACATGAGCCAGTTGGGCCCGATCGAAATCCCGTTCAAGACCTGGGAGTCGGTGGAGCAGAACGCCTTCTTCAGCCCCGACCCGGACAAGGTGCCGGAGCTGGAGGCGTACATGGACCAACTGCGCCGTGACCAGGACTCGGTGGGTGCCAAGATCACCGTGGTGGCCGAGGGCGTGATGCCGGGCCTGGGCGAACCGATCTTCGACCGCCTGGACGCAGAACTGGCCCATGCGCTGATGAGCATCAACGCGGTCAAGGGCGTGGAAATCGGCGCCGGCTTCGCCAGCGTGGCCCAGCGCGGCACCGAGCACCGTGACGAGCTCACCCCGGAAGGCTTCCTCAGCAACAACGCCGGCGGCATCCTGGGCGGCATTTCTTCGGGCCAGCCAATCGTTGCCCACCTGGCGCTGAAACCGACCTCCAGCATCACCACCCCGGGCCGCTCGATCGACGTCGACGGCAACCCGGTGGACGTCATCACCAAAGGCCGCCACGACCCGTGCGTGGGCATCCGCGCCACGCCGATCGCCGAGGCGATGATGGCCATCGCGCTGATGGACCACCTGCTGCGCCACCGCGCACAGAATGCCGATGTGAAGGTAACCACCCCGGTGCTGGGCCAGCTCTGA